From a single Bufo bufo chromosome 9, aBufBuf1.1, whole genome shotgun sequence genomic region:
- the NDUFAF3 gene encoding NADH dehydrogenase [ubiquinone] 1 alpha subcomplex assembly factor 3 isoform X1, whose product MSLLLVVVFRLPPMAPLASLGLPLIRLSAPRLVKYGSAMAAHAWQQSRSHRLQPTGDELYEKTTVTRMERDSADIMFIESYSSLGFIINGDRIVGPCAVLPRSILQWNVASHRNISLESLSLFHLLVPKIEILVLGTGDRVERLDPAIAKFMRQKGVAIEIQDTPNACATYNFLTSERRVTAAALIPVSD is encoded by the exons ATGAGCCTGCTACTTGT GGTTGTGTTCCGTTTACCCCCCATGGCACCTTTAGCGTCGTTAGGTCTTCCTTTGATTCGACTGTCCGCTCCACGCTTGGTGAAGTATGGGTCGGCCATGGCGGCACACGCATG GCAACAGAGCAGATCGCACCGTCTACAGCCGACCGGTGACGAGCTGTATGAGAAAACCACGGTGACGCGTATGGAGAGAGACTCTGCAGACATAATGTTTATTGAGAGctacagctccctggggttcatcaTAAATGGGGACCGAATAGTGGGGCCCTGCGCTGTGCTACCCCGGAGCATcctgcagtggaac GTGGCCTCCCATAGGAATATCTCATTGGAGAGTTTATCCTTGTTTCATCTACTGGTTCCCAAAATAG aaatcctGGTGCTGGGCACAGGGGACCGGGTAGAGAGATTAGATCCTGCGATTGCTAAGTTTATGAGACAGAAAGGAGTGGCCATAGAGATTCAAGACACG CCCAATGCTTGTGCCACCTATAACTTCCTGACCAGTGAGCGACGAGTCACCGCAGCCGCCTTAATCCCAGTATCGGACTAG
- the NDUFAF3 gene encoding NADH dehydrogenase [ubiquinone] 1 alpha subcomplex assembly factor 3 isoform X2, which yields MAPLASLGLPLIRLSAPRLVKYGSAMAAHAWQQSRSHRLQPTGDELYEKTTVTRMERDSADIMFIESYSSLGFIINGDRIVGPCAVLPRSILQWNVASHRNISLESLSLFHLLVPKIEILVLGTGDRVERLDPAIAKFMRQKGVAIEIQDTPNACATYNFLTSERRVTAAALIPVSD from the exons ATGGCACCTTTAGCGTCGTTAGGTCTTCCTTTGATTCGACTGTCCGCTCCACGCTTGGTGAAGTATGGGTCGGCCATGGCGGCACACGCATG GCAACAGAGCAGATCGCACCGTCTACAGCCGACCGGTGACGAGCTGTATGAGAAAACCACGGTGACGCGTATGGAGAGAGACTCTGCAGACATAATGTTTATTGAGAGctacagctccctggggttcatcaTAAATGGGGACCGAATAGTGGGGCCCTGCGCTGTGCTACCCCGGAGCATcctgcagtggaac GTGGCCTCCCATAGGAATATCTCATTGGAGAGTTTATCCTTGTTTCATCTACTGGTTCCCAAAATAG aaatcctGGTGCTGGGCACAGGGGACCGGGTAGAGAGATTAGATCCTGCGATTGCTAAGTTTATGAGACAGAAAGGAGTGGCCATAGAGATTCAAGACACG CCCAATGCTTGTGCCACCTATAACTTCCTGACCAGTGAGCGACGAGTCACCGCAGCCGCCTTAATCCCAGTATCGGACTAG